The genome window GCGCCGCTGATGATGACCGCGGGAAAATTCGTCGCCACACCGCTGGACGGGCGCATCCGCCTTGCCGGCATCGTCGAGTTCGGCGGACGGGACGCCGGGCCGAGCGATGCCCCATTCAAGGTGCTGGAAACCCAGGCCCGGCGCGCAATGCCGACGCTGAAATGGACCGCGCTCACACGCTGGATGGGCCATCGTCCGGCACCGGCCGATTCCATTCCGCTCATCGGTCCCTCCCCGCGCCACAAGGACGTGCTGATGGCCTTCGGACACCACCATGTCGGTCTGACGGGCGGCCCGCGCAGCGGACGGCTGATCGCCGATCTCGTTGCCGGTCGCACGCCGAACATCGACATGGCCCCCTATTCGCCGGGACGCTTCGCCGTCTAGAGTGAATGCACGCGCGGCATCAGACCGCGACACCACAAGATCCGGCGTGAAGCCGGGAAACCAGAGACGGAATTCGCGCAACGCACACCGGCGAGGCGCGCAAAACCGGAGGAGAAACAGAGAATGAAGACACTCATCAAGTCCACCGCCCTTGCCTCGACCGCATTGATCGCGGTCGCCTTTGCCGCGCCGGCAGCGGCGGAAAAGTGGGACATGCCGCTGGCCTACTCGGCCTCCAACTTCCACTCCGAGAACGCAGCGGTCTTCGCCGCCTGCGTCACCGAGGGCACCGGCGGCGACATCGAGATCGTCACCCATCCGGGCGGCTCGCTGTTCGGCGGCGCGGAAATCAAGCGCGCGGTCCAGACCGGCCAGGTGCAGATCGGCGAGCGCCTGCTGTCGGCCCATGCCAATGAGGATCCGCTGTTCGGCATCGACAGCATTCCCTTCCTCGCAACCTCCTTCGACGATTCCGTCAAGCTGTGGTCGGCGGCGGAAGACGCCGTCGGCGCCGCGCTGGAAGAGCAGAACCTGGTGATGCTCTACACCGTGCCGTGGCCGCCCCAGGGCATGTATTTCAACAAGCCGGTGGACTCGGTCGCCGACATGGAAGGCCTGAAGTTCCGCGCCTACAACGCCGCGACCGCCAAGCTCGCCGAACTGACCGGCATGCTGCCCGTCCAGATCGAGGCGGCGGAAGTGTCGCAGGCCTTCGCCACCGGCGTCGCGGAATCCATGGTCTCCTCCGGCGCCACCGGCTACGATCGCAAGCTTTGGGAAAACGTCTCGCATTTCTACGCGGTCGACGCCTGGCTGCCGCGCAACGCCGTGATGGTCAACAAGGACGCCTGGGACGGCCTGTCCGATGACAACAAGGAAGTCGTCCGCGGCTGTGCCGCAACCGCCGAGGCGGAAGGCCTCGACAAGGCCAAGGCCTACACCACTTTCACGCTGGAAGGCCTCGCCGAAAACGGCATGACGGTTGGCGATCCGAGCGACAAGCTCAAGGCGGATCTCGCCGAGATCGGCGAGACGATGACGGCCGAGTGGCTTGAATCGGCCGGCGACAAGGGCAAGACCATCGTCGATGCCTACAAGGCGATGTAAGCGGAGCGACGTGATCCGGCGGCCGCGAGCACGTCCTTGCGGTCGCCGTTCCCTTGCGCCCGGCACCGGCCCGACCGCCGGCCTGCCGCCGAACCATCGGACGGACCCATGACAGCTCTCGGACGCGGATTGCGCCGGTTCCTGGACGGACTGTATCTGCTTGGCGGCGCTCTGGCCGCTCTCAGCCTCGTCACGATTCTCGCAATCATCATGGGCCAGATGGTCGCGCGCTGGACCGGGCTGACCTTTCCCGGCGCGACGAGCTACGCCGGCTACGCCATGGCCGCGGCCTCCTTCTTCGCCTTCGCCCATGCGCTCAATCACGGTGCCCACATCCGCGTCAGCATCCTGCTGAACGCGCTCGGGACCCGGCGCCGCTGGCTGGAGATCTGGTGTTTCGCCATCGGCACGGCGCTTGCCTGGTTCGTCGCCCGCTACGCGATCAAGGCGACCTACTGGTCGTGGAAATTCAACGACCTCAGCCAGGGACAGGATGCGACCCCCTTGTGGATCCCGCAGACCGCCATGGCGATCGGTGCCGTTCTGCTCGCCATCGCGATGACGGACCACTTCGTCCGCGTCCTGTTCCTCGGCAACGCGGGCATCAAGTCCGACACCGCCGAACAAAGCCACGGAGAGTGACGGCCATGGAATCCTTCGCTCCCGTCATTCTCTTTCTCTTCGTCCTGTTCCTGCTGCTCGGCACCGGCGTGTGGGTCGGCCTCGCGCTCGTCGGCGTCGCCTTCGTGGGTGTGGAACTCTTCACCTCGCGCCCGGCGGGCGATGCCATGATCACCGTGATCTGGGCCTCGTCGTCGTCCTGGACCCTGACCGCACTGCCGCTCTTCATCTGGATGGGCGAGATTCTTTATCGAACCCGCCTGTCGGAGGACATGTTCCGCGGCCTGTCGCCCTTCATGGCCAAGTTGCCGGGCGGGCTTGTGCACACCAACATCGTCGGCTGCACGGTGTTCGCCGCCGTCTCCGGCTCTTCGGCGGCGACGCTGACGACCGTCGGCAAGATGTCGATCCCCGAGCTCAGGCGACGCAATTATCCCGAACACATGGTGATCGGCACGCTCGCGGGTGCGGCGACCCTCGGACTGATGATCCCGCCATCGCTGATCCTCATCGTCTATGGGGTGACCATCAACGAATCCATCACCAAGCTGTTCATGGCCGGCGTTCTGCCGGGACTGGTGCTGGCCAGTATGTTCATGGGCTATGTGGCGATCTACGCGAAGCTGTCGAAAAACTACAAGCCGGATCCCGAACCGCCCATGACCTTCATGGAAAAAATCCGCAACGCCCGCTTCCTGATCCCGGTGATGATGCTGATCCTCGTGGTCATCGGCTCGATGTATGCGGGCTTCGCCACCGCGACGGAGGCCGCCGCCATCGGCGTCATAGGAGCGCTCACCCTCGCCGCCTGGCAGGGATCGCTCAACTGGTCGACCTTCATCGACAGTCTGATGGGCGCGACCCGGACCTCCGCGATGATCGCACTGATCCTCGCGGGTGCGGCCTTCCTGACGCTGTCGATGGGCTTCACCGGTCTGCCGAGGGCGATTGCGGAATTCATCGCGTCGATGGAGCTGTCGCGCTTCGAGCTCCTGATGGCGCTTCTCGTCTTCTACATCGTCATCGGCTGCTTTCTCGACGGCATCTCCGCCGTGGTGCTGACGATGGCGGTGGTCGAACCCATGGTGCGCGCGGCCGGCATCGACATGATCTGGTTCGGCATCTTCGTCGTGATCGTCGTGGAAATGGCGCAGATCACGCCGCCCATCGGCTTCAACCTGTTCGTGCTTCAGGGCATCACCCGGCACGAGATGGGTTATATCTCGAAGGCGGCGCTTCCGATGTTCGCGATCATGGTGGCGATGGTCTTTGTCCTGATCGCCGTCCCAGAGCTCGCGACCTGGCTGCCGGAGAACATGCGCAACCGACCGTGACCGGCCCGCAATGACGGGTCGCACCGCATTGAAAACGCCCCGCGTCTCACCGCAAGCGGGGCGTTTTCATTTCCGGGCAGAACCTGAAAATCAATCGACCGGCGTTTTTCGTTGACATTCTATCGATAAATTATTGGAATGCAGGTGAGACATCGCTCGACGGGGCGCAGCCATGCAGGCACGCTGCCCATGCCGCCGAGCCAGAGACAAGACCGGGAGAGACACATGACGAGCGCGAAGTGGGATTTCTGGATCGACCGCGGCGGCACTTTCACCGATATCGTGGCGCGCACGCCCGACGGCGAGATCAGGGCCCACAAGGTGCTGTCGGAAAACCCGGAAGCCTATCGCGACGCCGCCATCCAGGGCATCCGCGACCTGATGGAGATCGCACCGGGCGAGCGCGTCCCGGCCGAGAAAATCGCCGCGGTCAAGATGGGCACCACCGTTGCCACCAATGCGCTTCTGGAGCGCAAGGGCGACCGCACGCTGCTGGTCACGACAAAGGGTTTCCGCGATGCCCTTGAGATCGGTTATCAGGCGCGGCCCGACATTTTCGCCAAGGAAATCATCAAGCCGGAACTGCTTTACGAGCGCGTCGTCGAGGTCGATGAGCGCGTGCGCGCTGACGGCACGGTCGAGGCCGAGCCGGATCTCGCTGCCGTGAAAAAGGACCTTGAGGCCGCCTTCGACACCGGCATCCGCTCGCTCGCGATCGTCTTCATGCATGCCTATGCCTTCCCCGAACACGAGCGCCGCGTGGCCGAGGTCGCGCGCACGATGGGCTTCACCCAGGTTTCCGTCAGCCATGAGGTTTCGCCCTTGATGAAACTGGTCGGGCGCGGCGACACCACCGTGGTCGATGCCTATCTCTCGCCGATCCTGCGCCGCTACGTGGAGCAGGTCGCGAGCGAGCTGCAGATCGAGGGCACCGACTGCCGCTTGATGTTCATGCAGTCGTCGGGCGGACTGACGGCGGCCGACCTCTTTCAGGGCAAGGATGCGATCCTCTCCGGCCCCGCCGGTGGCGTCGTCGGCGCGGTTGAAACCTCGAAGATGGCCGGTTTCGATTCGGTGATCGGCTTCGACATGGGCGGCACCTCGACCGACGTCTCCCACTTCAACGGCGAATACGAGCGCGCCTTCGAGACGGAAGTCGCCGGCGTGCGCATGCGCGCGCCGATGATGATGA of Stappia sp. ES.058 contains these proteins:
- a CDS encoding TRAP transporter large permease, which translates into the protein MESFAPVILFLFVLFLLLGTGVWVGLALVGVAFVGVELFTSRPAGDAMITVIWASSSSWTLTALPLFIWMGEILYRTRLSEDMFRGLSPFMAKLPGGLVHTNIVGCTVFAAVSGSSAATLTTVGKMSIPELRRRNYPEHMVIGTLAGAATLGLMIPPSLILIVYGVTINESITKLFMAGVLPGLVLASMFMGYVAIYAKLSKNYKPDPEPPMTFMEKIRNARFLIPVMMLILVVIGSMYAGFATATEAAAIGVIGALTLAAWQGSLNWSTFIDSLMGATRTSAMIALILAGAAFLTLSMGFTGLPRAIAEFIASMELSRFELLMALLVFYIVIGCFLDGISAVVLTMAVVEPMVRAAGIDMIWFGIFVVIVVEMAQITPPIGFNLFVLQGITRHEMGYISKAALPMFAIMVAMVFVLIAVPELATWLPENMRNRP
- a CDS encoding TRAP transporter small permease — translated: MTALGRGLRRFLDGLYLLGGALAALSLVTILAIIMGQMVARWTGLTFPGATSYAGYAMAAASFFAFAHALNHGAHIRVSILLNALGTRRRWLEIWCFAIGTALAWFVARYAIKATYWSWKFNDLSQGQDATPLWIPQTAMAIGAVLLAIAMTDHFVRVLFLGNAGIKSDTAEQSHGE
- a CDS encoding TRAP transporter substrate-binding protein; translation: MKTLIKSTALASTALIAVAFAAPAAAEKWDMPLAYSASNFHSENAAVFAACVTEGTGGDIEIVTHPGGSLFGGAEIKRAVQTGQVQIGERLLSAHANEDPLFGIDSIPFLATSFDDSVKLWSAAEDAVGAALEEQNLVMLYTVPWPPQGMYFNKPVDSVADMEGLKFRAYNAATAKLAELTGMLPVQIEAAEVSQAFATGVAESMVSSGATGYDRKLWENVSHFYAVDAWLPRNAVMVNKDAWDGLSDDNKEVVRGCAATAEAEGLDKAKAYTTFTLEGLAENGMTVGDPSDKLKADLAEIGETMTAEWLESAGDKGKTIVDAYKAM